The uncultured Treponema sp. genome includes a region encoding these proteins:
- a CDS encoding 8-oxo-dGTP diphosphatase produces the protein MKSQLTTLCYIEKNDCYLMLHRVTKKNDINHDKWIGVGGHFEAGESPEDCLLREVKEETGLVLNSFSFRGIVTFLSDDDPAEYMCLYTSDDFSGNLIECDEGKLEWIKKSDFKNLEHWEGDLIFLDLLEKGEPFFSLKLIYRTGILKEAFLNGKKIK, from the coding sequence ATGAAAAGTCAGCTTACAACTTTGTGCTATATTGAAAAAAATGATTGCTATTTGATGCTTCATAGAGTTACAAAGAAAAATGATATAAACCACGACAAATGGATTGGTGTTGGCGGACATTTTGAAGCCGGAGAAAGTCCTGAAGATTGCCTGCTTCGGGAAGTAAAAGAAGAAACCGGGCTTGTTTTAAATTCGTTTTCTTTTAGAGGAATTGTTACATTTTTGTCTGATGATGATCCTGCTGAATATATGTGCCTTTACACAAGCGATGATTTTTCCGGGAATCTTATTGAATGCGACGAAGGGAAACTTGAATGGATAAAAAAATCAGATTTTAAGAATCTTGAGCATTGGGAAGGCGATTTAATTTTTCTGGATTTGCTGGAAAAAGGTGAACCGTTTTTTTCTCTTAAGTTGATATATAGAACTGGAATTTTAAAAGAAGCTTTTTTGAATGGAAAGAAGATAAAGTAA
- a CDS encoding helix-turn-helix transcriptional regulator — MLNERIRELRGSRGISQIQLAGKLGVTKQSVSNWENDNILPSIEMLVKIANFFEVSTDYLLGLDNKRTLDVENLTENQISHIQLIVDDLRNAK, encoded by the coding sequence ATGCTGAATGAACGAATCCGTGAGCTTCGCGGCAGCCGTGGAATCAGCCAGATTCAGCTGGCGGGCAAGCTCGGAGTTACAAAGCAAAGCGTTTCAAATTGGGAAAACGACAACATTCTTCCTTCTATTGAGATGCTTGTGAAAATTGCGAATTTTTTTGAAGTTTCAACTGATTATCTTTTAGGACTTGACAACAAGCGTACGTTGGACGTTGAAAATTTGACGGAAAATCAGATTTCGCATATTCAGCTTATTGTTGACGATTTAAGAAACGCAAAATAA
- a CDS encoding CD3324 family protein codes for MNYVKAKNVLPSELLEKIQEYAAGTYLYIPQKCESRKNWGESKDSKAWYRNRNQRIYESYKKGFSVSEISQKFFLSEKSIYRIILQAKKQMN; via the coding sequence ATGAATTACGTAAAAGCGAAAAATGTTCTTCCGTCCGAACTTCTTGAAAAAATTCAGGAGTATGCGGCAGGAACTTACTTGTATATTCCGCAGAAATGCGAAAGCCGGAAAAACTGGGGAGAATCAAAGGATTCCAAAGCTTGGTACAGAAACCGGAATCAGCGGATATACGAAAGTTACAAAAAAGGATTTTCGGTCAGCGAGATTTCGCAAAAATTCTTTCTGAGCGAAAAGTCAATCTACAGAATCATCTTGCAGGCAAAAAAGCAGATGAATTAA
- a CDS encoding S1 RNA-binding domain-containing protein: MKNLYEQGQMIETTVAAISNDTVFIDLGLKSEGFVNKAEFCDENGNCSIKEGDKIKVYFLGGKNEELHFTTKLAGQNAGKSVLENAFKNGIPVEGHVTKEIKGGFEVMIGTSRAFCPYSQMGYRQKKEPAEYVGEHLTFKIQEYKNDGKNIVLSNRAILEEQANAELDQLSKKYTEGMTVTGKVKSIESYGAFIDLNGFQALLPISEISHARISNVSDVLKIGQEVTAKIIKADWQHEKVSLSTKELEADPWDNVKTEFPAGTKIEGTISRVADFGIFVNIASGIDGLVHISKLNVERNTNLKKIYKPGEKFPVIVEKVDSEEKRISLAPVVSNEEQDNAAEYLSSHKDDDDGETYNPFAALLKK, encoded by the coding sequence ATGAAAAACTTATATGAACAGGGACAGATGATTGAAACAACTGTTGCCGCAATTTCAAATGACACAGTTTTTATTGATCTTGGGCTGAAAAGCGAAGGTTTCGTTAACAAGGCTGAATTTTGCGATGAAAACGGAAATTGTTCCATAAAAGAAGGCGACAAAATAAAAGTTTACTTTCTAGGCGGAAAAAACGAGGAGCTTCACTTTACAACAAAGCTTGCCGGTCAAAACGCAGGAAAATCAGTTCTTGAAAACGCATTCAAAAATGGAATTCCAGTAGAAGGCCACGTTACAAAAGAAATTAAAGGCGGATTTGAAGTAATGATTGGCACAAGCCGTGCATTCTGTCCCTATTCACAAATGGGGTACAGACAGAAAAAGGAGCCAGCTGAATATGTAGGCGAGCATCTTACTTTCAAAATCCAAGAATATAAAAATGACGGCAAAAACATAGTTCTTTCAAACCGCGCAATTCTTGAAGAGCAGGCAAATGCGGAACTCGATCAGCTTTCAAAAAAATACACAGAAGGAATGACCGTTACTGGAAAAGTAAAATCTATCGAATCCTACGGCGCATTTATCGACTTAAACGGATTCCAAGCGCTTCTTCCAATTTCTGAAATTTCCCATGCAAGAATCAGCAATGTTTCAGATGTTTTAAAAATAGGACAAGAAGTAACAGCAAAAATTATAAAAGCAGACTGGCAGCATGAAAAAGTTTCTCTTTCAACAAAAGAACTTGAAGCAGATCCTTGGGACAATGTAAAAACCGAATTTCCGGCTGGAACAAAAATTGAAGGAACAATTTCCCGCGTAGCTGATTTTGGAATTTTTGTAAACATCGCATCAGGAATAGACGGACTCGTTCACATATCCAAGCTGAATGTTGAGCGCAATACAAATCTGAAAAAAATCTACAAGCCAGGTGAAAAATTTCCAGTTATTGTTGAAAAAGTTGATTCTGAAGAAAAAAGAATTTCGCTTGCCCCAGTTGTTTCAAATGAAGAACAGGACAATGCGGCGGAATATCTTTCATCGCACAAAGATGATGATGACGGAGAAACTTACAATCCTTTCGCAGCACTCTTGAAAAAATAA
- a CDS encoding N-acetyltransferase has protein sequence MDSKIDMEKITFRNETPEDYEAVENLTREAFWNVYKPGCDEHFVLHSFRTRSDFVPELDIVMEENGVLIGHVMFARAEIKLNNGKTLPIMTFGPISIVPNFKRKGYGTVLLRHAMQKAKELGSGALAITGNIGFYGKSGFVVAKTKGVFYHADLDADYFLIKELVPSFLDQVKEAGCGTFKEPDGYFIDSKEAEEFDRQFPPKEKLKLPGQIFG, from the coding sequence ATGGACAGCAAAATCGACATGGAAAAAATCACTTTCAGGAACGAGACACCTGAAGACTACGAGGCGGTTGAAAATCTTACGCGCGAGGCGTTCTGGAATGTATACAAGCCCGGCTGCGACGAGCATTTTGTGCTGCACAGCTTCCGAACAAGAAGCGACTTTGTGCCAGAACTCGACATTGTAATGGAAGAAAACGGCGTTTTGATTGGACACGTGATGTTCGCAAGGGCAGAAATCAAGCTGAACAACGGCAAAACTCTTCCGATTATGACGTTCGGGCCGATCAGCATTGTGCCAAACTTCAAGCGCAAAGGCTACGGAACAGTTCTTCTTAGGCACGCAATGCAAAAGGCAAAGGAGCTGGGCTCGGGCGCACTTGCAATCACCGGCAACATCGGCTTTTACGGAAAAAGCGGCTTTGTCGTGGCAAAGACAAAAGGCGTTTTCTACCATGCCGACCTGGACGCGGACTATTTTCTGATAAAAGAGCTAGTACCGAGCTTTTTAGACCAAGTGAAGGAAGCAGGCTGCGGAACATTCAAGGAGCCGGACGGATATTTTATCGACTCAAAGGAAGCAGAGGAATTTGACAGGCAGTTTCCGCCGAAAGAAAAACTGAAGCTTCCGGGGCAGATTTTCGGGTAG
- a CDS encoding pyridoxamine 5'-phosphate oxidase family protein, giving the protein MRRKEREITDFEEMIKILDESNFLTLAMINGNEPYSVPVNFGYKLDDDRKRIQIFIHGATEGTKLSCIKNCPRVSFSAVSYSEIGTDKAPCGWTDFYRSVCGKGNAVILEDADEKKEGLICILKKYGYKGPTVFPAIMMKRTSMIRIDVEELTGKFHEK; this is encoded by the coding sequence ATGAGGCGAAAAGAAAGAGAAATTACTGACTTTGAAGAAATGATAAAAATTCTTGATGAGTCGAATTTTTTGACTCTTGCGATGATAAATGGAAATGAGCCGTATTCTGTGCCCGTAAATTTCGGGTACAAACTGGATGATGACAGAAAGCGGATTCAGATTTTTATTCACGGAGCTACGGAAGGAACAAAGCTTAGCTGCATAAAAAATTGCCCCCGTGTATCTTTTTCTGCTGTAAGCTATTCTGAAATAGGTACAGACAAAGCGCCTTGTGGCTGGACAGATTTTTACAGAAGTGTCTGCGGAAAAGGAAATGCAGTTATTTTAGAGGATGCAGATGAAAAGAAAGAAGGATTAATCTGTATCCTAAAAAAGTATGGGTACAAAGGTCCAACTGTTTTTCCTGCTATTATGATGAAAAGAACAAGCATGATAAGAATTGATGTGGAAGAATTGACTGGAAAATTCCATGAAAAATAA
- a CDS encoding class I SAM-dependent methyltransferase, translating into MAEKIKVKLNGTAETMLQSFYARAKYSKNKGHKFYDAKAVELVERIDYDFSLAEGDSTMSDGVIARTLVFDELVKDFVSRNPDCTVVNIACGLDTRFYRMDNGRLKWFNLDLPEIIEIRNEIFDESGRVLNIGCSVLDFSWVKNINADGKVLFVVEGLSMYLTKDENAKMLEIIRENFKSATVMLECLAKRWVNREKIEKSIENTGAKFIFGADSFEDIADIAGGFKKINDDNITRGMIALHPVLKLFEKLPVVDKMTEKILVFETE; encoded by the coding sequence ATGGCTGAAAAAATCAAGGTGAAATTGAACGGCACTGCGGAAACTATGCTGCAGAGTTTTTATGCGCGTGCAAAATATTCCAAGAACAAGGGGCATAAGTTTTACGATGCGAAGGCTGTTGAGCTTGTTGAGCGGATTGACTACGATTTTTCGCTTGCGGAAGGCGACTCTACGATGAGCGACGGTGTTATTGCGCGCACTCTTGTATTTGACGAGCTTGTGAAGGATTTTGTTTCTAGGAATCCTGACTGCACGGTTGTGAACATTGCCTGCGGGCTGGATACGCGGTTTTACAGGATGGATAATGGCAGACTGAAATGGTTCAATCTGGATTTGCCTGAGATAATTGAGATTAGAAACGAGATTTTTGATGAGTCGGGAAGGGTTTTGAACATCGGCTGTTCGGTTCTTGATTTCAGCTGGGTTAAAAATATAAATGCGGATGGAAAAGTTCTTTTTGTGGTTGAAGGTTTGAGCATGTATCTTACGAAAGATGAAAATGCGAAGATGCTTGAAATTATCCGGGAAAATTTTAAAAGCGCGACGGTTATGCTTGAATGTCTTGCGAAAAGATGGGTGAACCGTGAGAAGATTGAAAAATCAATTGAGAATACCGGTGCGAAATTTATTTTTGGCGCGGACAGTTTTGAAGATATTGCGGACATTGCCGGCGGCTTTAAAAAAATAAATGATGACAATATCACAAGGGGAATGATTGCGCTTCATCCGGTTTTAAAGCTGTTTGAGAAACTTCCGGTTGTTGACAAGATGACTGAAAAAATTTTGGTTTTTGAAACTGAATGA